The Chloroflexota bacterium genome window below encodes:
- a CDS encoding Gfo/Idh/MocA family oxidoreductase: protein MKTLIAGFGSIGRRHFRNLYALGERDFVFLRSQRSTLPDDEIADYPVEVSIEAALTHKPNAVVIANPTSLHLGVAIPAAELGCYIFMEKPVSHSLERVDELEAAVKRGGGQVLVGFQYRYHPLLRKAKILLAEGAIGGPVAARVHWGEYLPGWHPWEDYRKGFSARADLGGGVILTLTHPLDYLRWLFGDVVGIWAFTQPVKALEIDEVESVAEMGLRFVDGVLGSVHLSYIQRPHTHQLEIIGTEGTIYWDYVQSTLKIYQAEADAWTDFPIPENYERNVMFLDQMEHFIRVVRGTEKPICTLEDGIWAQRLANGALESAALGQIISWGNHKPSQG, encoded by the coding sequence ATGAAAACCCTCATCGCTGGATTCGGCTCCATCGGACGCCGACATTTTCGTAATTTGTATGCCCTCGGGGAGCGCGACTTTGTATTTCTGCGTAGCCAACGCTCCACGCTGCCCGATGACGAAATTGCCGACTACCCGGTTGAAGTCAGCATTGAAGCGGCTTTGACACACAAACCCAATGCTGTCGTGATTGCCAACCCGACTTCGCTGCATCTCGGTGTCGCCATCCCTGCCGCGGAGCTGGGCTGTTATATCTTCATGGAGAAGCCCGTTTCGCACTCCCTGGAACGCGTAGACGAGCTTGAAGCCGCAGTCAAACGCGGCGGCGGGCAGGTTTTGGTTGGATTTCAGTACCGCTATCATCCACTTTTGCGCAAGGCCAAAATTTTGCTCGCCGAAGGCGCCATTGGCGGCCCCGTAGCGGCGCGCGTCCATTGGGGTGAATACCTGCCTGGCTGGCATCCGTGGGAAGATTACCGCAAGGGTTTCAGCGCCCGCGCCGATTTGGGCGGCGGTGTGATCCTCACATTGACGCATCCGTTAGATTATTTGCGTTGGCTTTTTGGGGATGTGGTTGGAATATGGGCTTTTACCCAGCCCGTGAAAGCCCTGGAGATTGATGAAGTTGAATCCGTGGCCGAGATGGGGTTGCGTTTCGTGGATGGCGTGTTGGGCAGTGTCCATTTGAGTTATATTCAGCGCCCGCACACGCACCAGTTAGAGATCATCGGCACCGAAGGCACGATTTATTGGGATTATGTTCAAAGCACACTGAAAATATATCAGGCGGAAGCGGACGCATGGACAGATTTCCCCATCCCGGAGAATTACGAGCGCAACGTGATGTTCCTTGACCAAATGGAGCATTTTATCAGGGTGGTGCGCGGAACCGAAAAGCCGATCTGTACCCTCGAAGATGGCATCTGGGCGCAGCGTTTGGCGAATGGCGCGCTGGAATCCGCGGCTTTGGGCCAAATTATCTCTTGGGGAAATCACAAACCCTCTCAGGGCTGA
- a CDS encoding sulfotransferase, with the protein MIHKIINRSKSVAQVFFTGKTTTGKRGEVPPISPEEVAEFKEFFPRDKFFLYGHARSGTTLLTRLIRLHPDVHCNYQGHFFTRQPTLEALVDSPMIESWLTRRSNRWNRGRDLSPVMLRAAVEYVMEREARQEGARIVGDKSPNALLNGESVRRMHKIFPDGKLIFIVRDGRDAAVSHRFQAFIDATQHLNRQDWAIRADFKRDPEPFMRGERSIFTEKAIRRAAESWVENVTETDQMGKELFGEQQYAAVRYEDILKTSWESMSRLWDFLGADTRLPELNEILNAELNKNPDAKWQQQKASEIVEPLKKGKSGSWRELFTERDKQIFKDIAGDVLNEWEYAPFNE; encoded by the coding sequence GTGATACACAAGATAATTAACCGAAGCAAAAGTGTTGCACAAGTTTTTTTTACCGGAAAAACAACTACTGGAAAACGTGGCGAAGTTCCACCCATCAGCCCCGAAGAAGTTGCCGAGTTCAAGGAATTCTTTCCGCGGGATAAATTTTTCCTTTACGGTCACGCCCGCTCAGGGACCACGCTGCTCACGCGGCTGATCCGCCTGCACCCGGATGTGCATTGCAATTATCAGGGGCATTTCTTCACCCGCCAGCCCACGCTCGAAGCGCTGGTGGACAGCCCGATGATCGAATCCTGGCTGACGCGCCGCAGCAACCGCTGGAACCGCGGCCGCGATCTTTCGCCCGTGATGCTGCGCGCCGCCGTCGAATATGTGATGGAGCGTGAAGCCCGGCAAGAAGGGGCGCGCATCGTCGGCGACAAAAGCCCCAACGCCCTGCTCAACGGCGAATCCGTGCGCCGGATGCACAAAATTTTCCCGGATGGCAAGCTGATCTTTATCGTGCGCGATGGCCGCGACGCCGCCGTCTCGCATCGTTTTCAGGCCTTCATTGATGCTACGCAACACCTTAATCGTCAGGACTGGGCCATCCGTGCGGATTTCAAACGCGATCCCGAACCGTTTATGCGCGGTGAGCGTTCTATTTTCACCGAGAAGGCCATTCGACGGGCGGCTGAAAGCTGGGTGGAGAACGTCACCGAAACCGATCAAATGGGGAAAGAACTTTTTGGTGAGCAACAATATGCTGCCGTGCGATACGAAGATATACTCAAAACGTCCTGGGAATCCATGTCGCGCCTGTGGGATTTTCTCGGTGCAGATACTAGATTGCCCGAACTGAACGAAATTCTGAACGCCGAGCTTAACAAAAACCCCGATGCCAAATGGCAGCAGCAAAAAGCCAGCGAAATCGTTGAGCCGCTAAAAAAAGGCAAATCAGGTTCGTGGCGGGAATTATTTACAGAACGCGACAAACAAATTTTCAAAGATATCGCTGGCGATGTACTTAACGAGTGGGAATACGCGCCATTTAATGAATAA